A genomic segment from Pyrodictium occultum encodes:
- a CDS encoding YncE family protein: MERYMLMRRGYRSVGSIVGMVLIAVLVFIALGFSLVIISTFEKYGSLISAMLSERAASLAIAQSIQGWWLLQGGTLTVHLETSYPKTVLLTGVTVLWSDGSTTLMDQGNGTLSSVAITVKEPSGAVHNVAGLPVALGPGYRLNITLRAPAGVEPVSIVASFSASPAVVVIPVRRYVPPSGNVTPAPPPSGNYTSPAVSLQLLPQVLSGYTTATRIYQAVLSPSRVLEPSGYSIVYGTHVSGSLSSLSARDGDTLNIQSSGTVLCPAYTGWRYYREVTVTNPNPYSYTDIQVRIELDTTNFDFNKARSDGSDIRVLTEDCRPLPYWVEEWNTTAGRAVIWVKIPSIQANGRVKILLVYGNPSATQPDPDYYGLEKVMTPLPAGDGPGYTIQYQEWVMPRRGVIPGGTPMGWHADDGAWRYTLPFSFPFYDRRLSSVYVCSNGFISQSRITDWSDSTYELERRLMIAPFWEDLMTSGDAHDIYILSGYSDQYGSGVVIRWHTDFYWHHGVADFDVVLYENGLIRFDYGSINGYSGDRPTIGISLGDRRHYTISSYNNARASSLNNAPSLMFWPRKKPVRELEAEVGPERLFTIHRAGVEISYNTSGRISITGIEVYANDPGSPYSYQVSIISGGVPVYSVEAGNASGPLSISLSGLRIPVEGSFSVRIVVSRFTGFQLQLDLVSINASTVTITGSRIAIASEQSSSLLIYDPASGAAEQVDLTAAGLPGTGATLLAMDPVVRGASTWLWVLRGSRAVPYDLFRRQWLANKTITLGSSIAEGGFAASNGTHLYVYPGGGLDRVYVYSIENGTLVSTIQLPLAPGNYTSTAQAGSILYIHTGEAGRLLALSLSDGRVRDLGPVPALYPVGMDYDPDRGRLWAMLRGGELEYYDLAAGSWSAYPVTAPYYPMSPGDRLVYMDGKLYHVREDGTSSLLVLQLG; encoded by the coding sequence GTGGAGAGGTATATGCTCATGCGCAGAGGGTATAGGTCCGTAGGCAGTATAGTCGGCATGGTCCTCATAGCGGTGCTGGTGTTCATAGCGCTAGGCTTCTCGCTCGTAATTATATCGACCTTCGAGAAGTACGGCTCACTAATCTCAGCCATGCTTAGCGAGCGTGCAGCCTCGCTGGCGATAGCCCAGAGCATCCAGGGCTGGTGGCTCCTCCAGGGCGGTACTTTGACCGTGCACCTCGAGACAAGCTACCCCAAGACGGTGCTGCTGACCGGGGTCACGGTGCTCTGGAGCGATGGCAGCACCACTCTAATGGATCAGGGCAACGGCACCCTAAGCTCCGTGGCGATCACCGTCAAGGAGCCCAGCGGCGCAGTCCACAATGTGGCGGGGCTGCCGGTGGCGCTGGGCCCGGGCTATAGGCTCAACATAACACTACGCGCGCCGGCGGGGGTAGAGCCCGTCTCCATAGTAGCCAGCTTCTCGGCGAGCCCGGCAGTGGTGGTCATCCCGGTGAGGAGGTACGTACCCCCCTCGGGCAACGTGACCCCGGCTCCTCCCCCGAGCGGTAACTACACGTCCCCCGCCGTGTCCCTACAGCTCCTCCCCCAGGTGCTCTCGGGCTACACCACCGCGACCAGGATATACCAGGCAGTGCTCAGCCCAAGCCGGGTCCTGGAGCCTAGCGGCTACAGCATAGTCTACGGAACCCACGTGTCGGGCAGCCTATCCAGCCTCTCCGCCAGGGATGGCGACACGCTGAACATACAGTCCAGCGGGACAGTGCTCTGCCCAGCCTACACCGGGTGGCGCTACTACCGCGAGGTCACGGTAACCAACCCCAACCCCTACAGCTACACGGATATACAGGTGAGGATAGAGCTCGACACCACGAACTTCGACTTCAACAAGGCTAGGAGCGATGGAAGCGATATCCGCGTGCTCACGGAGGATTGTCGGCCCCTGCCCTACTGGGTGGAGGAGTGGAACACCACAGCAGGCAGGGCAGTCATATGGGTGAAGATACCCAGCATCCAGGCGAATGGACGGGTAAAGATCCTCTTAGTCTATGGCAACCCCTCAGCCACCCAGCCGGACCCGGACTACTACGGCCTAGAGAAGGTAATGACGCCCCTCCCAGCGGGCGACGGGCCCGGCTACACCATCCAGTACCAGGAGTGGGTAATGCCGCGCAGGGGAGTCATACCCGGCGGCACCCCCATGGGCTGGCACGCCGATGATGGTGCATGGAGGTATACGCTTCCCTTCAGCTTCCCCTTCTACGATAGAAGGCTCAGCAGCGTCTACGTGTGCAGCAACGGGTTCATATCCCAGAGCCGTATCACAGACTGGAGTGACAGCACGTACGAGCTAGAGAGGAGGCTAATGATAGCACCCTTCTGGGAGGACCTAATGACTTCCGGCGACGCGCACGACATATACATACTGAGCGGCTACAGCGACCAATACGGCTCCGGGGTAGTCATACGCTGGCACACCGACTTCTACTGGCACCACGGTGTAGCTGACTTCGACGTCGTGCTCTACGAGAACGGGCTCATAAGGTTCGACTACGGCTCAATAAACGGGTATAGCGGCGACAGGCCGACCATAGGCATCTCGCTCGGAGATAGGAGGCACTACACTATATCCAGCTACAACAACGCGAGGGCCAGCAGCCTCAACAACGCCCCCTCGCTGATGTTCTGGCCCCGGAAGAAGCCGGTGAGAGAGCTGGAGGCCGAGGTGGGGCCGGAGCGCCTCTTCACCATTCACAGGGCGGGCGTGGAGATAAGCTACAATACCAGCGGCAGGATCTCGATAACCGGCATCGAGGTATACGCTAATGACCCAGGCAGCCCCTACAGCTACCAGGTATCCATCATAAGCGGCGGCGTTCCCGTCTACAGCGTCGAGGCAGGCAATGCGAGCGGCCCCCTCAGCATAAGCCTCTCCGGCCTCAGGATACCCGTTGAGGGCTCCTTCAGTGTCAGGATAGTGGTCAGCCGGTTCACGGGCTTCCAGCTGCAGCTCGACCTGGTGAGTATCAACGCAAGCACGGTGACTATAACGGGCAGCAGGATAGCGATAGCCAGCGAGCAGTCAAGCAGTCTGCTGATATACGATCCCGCGAGCGGTGCAGCGGAGCAGGTGGACCTAACGGCCGCGGGGCTCCCAGGCACCGGGGCGACGCTGCTAGCCATGGACCCGGTGGTTAGGGGGGCGTCCACATGGCTCTGGGTGCTGCGTGGCAGCCGTGCAGTACCCTACGACCTCTTTAGGCGGCAGTGGCTGGCCAACAAGACTATAACGCTCGGCAGCAGCATAGCTGAGGGAGGCTTCGCAGCCTCCAACGGCACCCACCTATACGTGTACCCCGGCGGGGGCCTGGACAGGGTGTACGTCTACAGCATAGAGAACGGCACGCTGGTCTCCACCATACAGCTGCCCCTGGCGCCGGGCAACTATACTTCAACAGCGCAGGCCGGCTCGATCCTCTACATACACACCGGCGAGGCCGGCCGGCTCCTAGCGCTGAGCCTCTCCGACGGCAGGGTGCGGGACCTCGGCCCGGTGCCAGCCCTCTACCCGGTGGGCATGGACTACGACCCGGACCGTGGGAGGCTCTGGGCGATGCTCCGGGGCGGCGAGCTGGAATACTACGACCTCGCGGCTGGCTCCTGGAGCGCCTACCCGGTGACAGCGCCCTACTACCCCATGAGCCCGGGCGACCGGCTGGTATACATGGACGGCAAGCTCTACCACGTCAGAGAGGATGGCACGAGCAGCCTACTCGTACTCCAACTCGGCTAG
- a CDS encoding AMP-binding enzyme, whose translation MDSEKTREAWRGGWFHTGDVAVWYPDGSVVIVDREKDIIKSGGEWISSTRLEDAISLHPCVAEVAVVAAYHPKWQERPVAAVVPRPGCGDRVTTEEIRRFLMENFVEKGAIPKWWLPGRVVVVDQLPRTSVGKIDKKKLRAQLRGILAGEAPGEGKG comes from the coding sequence ATGGACAGTGAGAAGACCCGGGAGGCCTGGCGCGGGGGCTGGTTCCACACCGGCGACGTGGCGGTCTGGTACCCCGACGGCAGCGTGGTGATAGTGGACAGGGAGAAGGATATCATCAAGAGTGGGGGCGAGTGGATAAGCTCCACGAGGCTGGAGGACGCGATAAGCCTCCACCCCTGCGTGGCGGAGGTGGCGGTTGTGGCGGCCTACCATCCGAAGTGGCAGGAGCGCCCCGTGGCAGCCGTGGTTCCGAGGCCGGGCTGCGGGGACAGGGTGACCACGGAGGAGATAAGGCGCTTCCTCATGGAGAACTTCGTCGAGAAGGGCGCTATACCGAAGTGGTGGCTCCCCGGCCGCGTGGTGGTTGTAGACCAGCTGCCCAGGACAAGCGTCGGGAAGATAGACAAGAAGAAGCTAAGAGCGCAGCTCCGCGGCATACTGGCCGGGGAGGCTCCGGGGGAGGGGAAAGGCTAG
- a CDS encoding CDP-alcohol phosphatidyltransferase family protein codes for MSSPGSAARPAGLAKPTDGLVSRLINRRLSTRITLMLLRLPRPPSPDAVTVLATVLVALGGLAFAAGLPWLGGLLAQAGSIVDGVDGELARALGRQSRAGALLDTVLDRLSDIALLAGMSLAVLASHGGLAAGAAALLAVTGDLMVSYLHGVGEKLAGRHPVLVGRIPGIAGRDVRLFIVFLAGLAGSPLAGLVAVAALGHCYVACKTVELLRYMEEQGL; via the coding sequence ATGTCCTCTCCTGGCTCCGCTGCTAGGCCGGCGGGCCTGGCTAAGCCCACCGACGGGCTTGTCTCGAGGCTGATAAACAGGAGGCTCTCAACCCGGATAACCCTGATGCTCCTACGCCTCCCGAGGCCCCCGAGCCCCGACGCGGTGACTGTGCTGGCCACCGTCCTCGTGGCCCTCGGGGGCCTGGCGTTCGCCGCCGGGCTTCCCTGGCTGGGCGGGCTCCTGGCGCAGGCGGGCTCCATAGTGGATGGGGTGGACGGGGAGCTGGCCAGGGCCCTTGGCAGGCAGAGCAGGGCAGGCGCGCTCCTAGACACGGTGCTGGACAGGCTCTCCGACATAGCCCTCCTAGCGGGCATGTCCCTCGCGGTGCTCGCCAGCCACGGGGGCCTGGCGGCGGGGGCGGCCGCGCTGCTCGCCGTCACGGGCGACCTGATGGTGTCCTACCTGCATGGCGTGGGGGAGAAGCTGGCCGGCCGGCACCCGGTGCTGGTGGGAAGGATACCGGGCATAGCGGGGAGGGATGTGAGGCTCTTTATAGTCTTCCTCGCCGGGCTCGCCGGCAGCCCCCTGGCGGGGCTCGTGGCGGTGGCGGCGCTCGGCCACTGCTACGTGGCCTGCAAGACCGTTGAGCTTCTCCGCTACATGGAGGAGCAGGGGCTCTAG
- a CDS encoding acetate--CoA ligase family protein: protein MDPRSIVAAALREGRSKLLEHEALALVEAYGVRVPGYRLARSPREAAEAAREIGFPVALKIVSPDIVHKSDVGGVVLGLGTPGEVEKAYSEVIERVRERAPGARVVGVLVQAMAPPGGVELVVGAVRDPVFGPAVMFGLGGIFVEVFRDVSFRVSPFTRRDAEEMIREVRAYRILRGVRGLPPRDIGALVDIVMAVQRLMEENPEVRGLDINPVLSYPEGALAVDARVVLGEGAR, encoded by the coding sequence GTGGACCCCCGGAGCATAGTCGCCGCAGCCCTCAGGGAGGGCCGCTCCAAGCTCCTCGAGCACGAGGCCCTAGCGCTCGTGGAGGCCTACGGGGTGCGGGTTCCGGGCTACCGGCTGGCCCGGAGCCCCCGCGAGGCCGCCGAGGCCGCCAGGGAGATCGGGTTCCCGGTGGCCCTGAAGATAGTGAGCCCCGACATAGTGCATAAGAGCGATGTGGGCGGCGTGGTGCTGGGCCTCGGCACGCCCGGGGAGGTGGAGAAGGCCTACAGCGAGGTAATCGAGAGGGTGAGGGAGAGGGCGCCGGGGGCCCGCGTGGTGGGCGTGCTGGTGCAGGCCATGGCTCCCCCGGGCGGCGTCGAGCTCGTGGTCGGGGCTGTCCGGGACCCCGTCTTCGGCCCCGCGGTCATGTTCGGGCTGGGCGGGATCTTCGTGGAGGTCTTCCGGGACGTGAGCTTCCGCGTGTCGCCCTTCACCCGGAGGGACGCGGAGGAGATGATCAGGGAGGTGAGGGCGTACCGCATCCTCCGGGGCGTGAGGGGGCTGCCGCCGAGGGATATAGGGGCGCTCGTCGACATAGTTATGGCTGTCCAGAGGCTCATGGAGGAGAACCCGGAGGTGCGGGGGCTCGACATAAACCCGGTGCTGAGCTACCCGGAGGGGGCCCTGGCTGTGGACGCGCGCGTGGTGCTCGGGGAGGGGGCTAGGTGA
- a CDS encoding 2-oxoacid:acceptor oxidoreductase family protein, giving the protein MEPVLRDVVEYLESRGVRVIGIDYKEVLAKLHEKYGISHSLLSRFTSSIIVGAIAGLMGLDEESLRAGLLYRFGERRRRLVDPNVYVASIVADAVSSKYGHALRLEESRLGYDELMVVSGNDAVAIGKVVGGLRFQSYYPITPAQDESFFLEEYERLEDGDRQLGSVVVFQTEDEIAAIASAIGASLAGARAATATSGPGFDLMVEGLSWAGMNEAPVVITFYQRGGPSTGLPTRGSQSDLFAALFSGHGEFPRVVITSGDHEEALRDAVEAFNVAERYQVPVIHLLDKFLANSIATIRSPTPAAWS; this is encoded by the coding sequence GTGGAGCCCGTACTCAGGGATGTTGTAGAGTATCTCGAGTCAAGAGGCGTGCGCGTAATAGGCATAGACTATAAAGAGGTGCTCGCGAAGCTCCACGAGAAGTATGGTATCAGTCATAGCCTCCTCTCAAGGTTTACTAGCTCCATAATAGTCGGCGCCATAGCGGGCCTCATGGGCCTCGATGAGGAGTCGCTGCGCGCGGGCCTCCTCTACCGCTTCGGTGAGCGGAGGAGGCGCCTTGTGGATCCTAACGTGTATGTAGCATCCATCGTGGCGGACGCTGTGTCCAGCAAGTATGGTCATGCCCTTAGGCTCGAGGAGAGCAGGCTAGGCTACGATGAGCTAATGGTGGTTAGCGGTAACGATGCAGTAGCTATAGGCAAGGTCGTGGGTGGGCTAAGGTTCCAGTCCTACTACCCGATCACACCGGCGCAGGATGAGAGCTTCTTCCTAGAAGAGTACGAGCGCCTAGAAGACGGGGATAGGCAGCTTGGCTCTGTAGTAGTATTCCAGACCGAGGACGAGATAGCGGCCATAGCATCGGCTATAGGAGCCTCCCTCGCCGGTGCCAGGGCTGCGACGGCGACAAGCGGTCCCGGCTTCGACCTGATGGTTGAGGGGCTCTCCTGGGCCGGCATGAACGAGGCTCCGGTGGTGATAACCTTCTACCAGAGGGGAGGCCCCTCCACCGGGCTGCCGACCCGCGGGTCTCAGAGCGACCTATTCGCCGCCCTCTTCTCGGGCCATGGCGAGTTCCCCCGCGTGGTCATAACCTCTGGCGACCATGAAGAAGCCCTGCGGGATGCGGTGGAGGCGTTCAACGTGGCTGAGCGCTACCAGGTCCCGGTGATACATCTCCTCGACAAGTTTCTCGCCAATAGCATAGCGACCATCCGGTCCCCGACACCGGCAGCATGGTCATAG
- a CDS encoding formate--phosphoribosylaminoimidazolecarboxamide ligase family protein, which produces MPIERGEVEEVLRRYDPSRVTIGVLASHSALDVLRGARRLGFRTLAVAKRGRDLAYRMLPVVDELLVLDDYRDMLRDEVQEKMRRLNTVFVPNRSFAVYVGYEGIENEFLVPVFGNRFLLRWEERVGGKNYYRLLDEAGIPRPRVYERPEDADGPVIVKLPEARRRVERAFFIARDGKAAVEKLRELMEKGVIDEESLKAMTVEEYVPGAHFNLNFFQSLVYGRLELHSIDRRLQTNIDDLNRLPAWIQEGLEGAVEPRMIEIGHIPVTIRESMLHRVFELGLRFAEAAARLEPPGVLGPFTLQAIATPELGLVVYDIAPRIGGGTNAVMAWGGQYSSLYFDRPLSLGERIALEIHEALRRGGVEALARLVT; this is translated from the coding sequence TTGCCCATAGAGCGTGGAGAGGTGGAGGAGGTACTCCGCCGCTACGACCCCTCCCGGGTAACCATAGGCGTACTCGCCAGCCACTCCGCCCTAGACGTGCTCCGCGGGGCCCGGAGGCTCGGGTTCCGCACCCTCGCCGTGGCCAAGCGGGGCCGGGACCTGGCGTACCGCATGCTCCCCGTGGTGGACGAGCTGCTGGTCCTGGACGACTACCGGGACATGCTCCGGGATGAAGTGCAGGAGAAGATGAGGAGGCTCAACACCGTCTTCGTGCCCAACAGGAGCTTCGCGGTCTACGTGGGCTACGAGGGGATAGAGAACGAGTTCCTCGTGCCAGTGTTCGGGAACCGGTTCCTCCTCCGCTGGGAGGAGAGGGTCGGGGGGAAGAACTACTACCGCCTCCTAGACGAGGCGGGCATCCCCAGGCCGAGGGTCTACGAGAGGCCCGAGGACGCGGACGGCCCCGTAATAGTGAAGCTCCCCGAGGCCAGGAGGAGGGTGGAGAGAGCCTTCTTCATAGCCCGCGACGGGAAGGCGGCGGTCGAGAAGCTCAGGGAGCTCATGGAGAAGGGGGTTATAGACGAGGAGAGCCTCAAGGCCATGACGGTTGAGGAGTATGTGCCGGGCGCCCACTTCAACCTCAACTTCTTCCAGAGCCTCGTCTACGGGAGGCTCGAGCTGCACAGCATAGACAGGAGGCTCCAGACCAACATAGACGATCTAAACAGGCTCCCGGCCTGGATCCAGGAGGGGCTTGAGGGCGCGGTGGAGCCCAGGATGATAGAGATAGGCCACATACCCGTGACGATAAGGGAGAGCATGCTCCACCGGGTGTTCGAGCTGGGCCTCCGCTTCGCCGAGGCGGCTGCGAGGCTCGAGCCCCCCGGCGTCCTGGGCCCATTTACCCTCCAGGCCATAGCGACCCCTGAGCTGGGCCTGGTGGTCTACGATATAGCCCCCAGGATAGGCGGTGGCACCAACGCGGTCATGGCCTGGGGCGGGCAGTACAGCAGCCTCTACTTCGACAGGCCCCTCAGCCTCGGGGAGAGAATAGCGCTGGAGATACACGAGGCCCTGCGGAGGGGCGGCGTCGAGGCCCTAGCCAGGCTGGTCACCTAG
- a CDS encoding NTP transferase domain-containing protein — protein sequence MKPSDGDPLDALQPVRWPPQLGGAGLVAAARYAVLLAAGLGRRLGGPKPLVRLRGRPLAWYPLSVLHLLGVSEACIVTRRELAGELRGLAESIYGPGAVDVVVNEEPWRENGYSLLLASRGCPGLGWEPVYVSMSDHVYSPLLPARLQPLPGWAHYGIAGDGDPCCVDVEEATRLQASGGIGYAVGKGLRYWSHVDTGVHAARPAGLAEEARRALASGGGVLSLNTLTSGLAARGLLYVAEASGQPWTEIDTPRDLEEAEKGERRRVVDHVLSWLRC from the coding sequence TTGAAGCCCAGCGATGGCGACCCCCTCGACGCCCTGCAGCCCGTGCGTTGGCCGCCACAGCTCGGAGGTGCCGGCCTCGTGGCCGCTGCCCGGTATGCGGTGCTGCTCGCGGCGGGGCTAGGGAGGAGGCTCGGCGGCCCCAAGCCCCTGGTGAGGCTCCGCGGCCGGCCCCTCGCCTGGTACCCGCTCAGCGTCCTCCACCTGCTAGGCGTCTCCGAGGCGTGCATAGTGACCCGGAGGGAGCTGGCCGGCGAGCTTAGGGGGCTGGCGGAGAGCATCTACGGCCCCGGGGCGGTGGACGTGGTTGTGAACGAGGAGCCGTGGAGGGAGAACGGCTACAGCCTCCTACTGGCTAGCCGGGGCTGCCCGGGCCTGGGCTGGGAGCCGGTCTACGTATCGATGAGCGACCACGTCTACTCGCCCCTCCTCCCGGCCAGGCTCCAGCCCCTCCCCGGCTGGGCCCACTACGGCATCGCCGGCGACGGCGACCCCTGCTGCGTGGACGTGGAGGAGGCGACCCGGCTGCAGGCATCCGGCGGCATAGGCTACGCGGTGGGGAAGGGGCTGCGGTACTGGAGCCACGTGGACACCGGGGTCCACGCGGCGAGGCCCGCCGGCCTGGCCGAGGAAGCCCGCCGGGCCCTCGCCTCCGGGGGCGGGGTCCTCTCCCTCAACACGCTCACCAGCGGCCTGGCGGCCCGGGGCCTCCTCTACGTGGCGGAGGCCTCCGGGCAGCCCTGGACGGAGATAGACACGCCCCGGGACCTCGAGGAGGCGGAGAAGGGGGAGAGGAGGAGGGTGGTGGACCATGTCCTCTCCTGGCTCCGCTGCTAG
- a CDS encoding alpha/beta fold hydrolase, which produces MPLEVVVGGNGVECRALVERGRNPGVLFLHGYSFRYTVWTETGAVEAPASLGLSWAAPDMPYGRSTSCTSRTPRIDVNLAVAGEAARRAGIEQAVVVGASLGARYAVYLAHSASVKGLVLVGPALGRDERAWELARSVRAPVLIVWGDRDRVVRRGAVEKLLNVFPNARLEVVEGAGHVVQRDSPEAFREILRKFLEEFTA; this is translated from the coding sequence GTGCCCCTTGAGGTAGTGGTTGGAGGCAATGGTGTAGAGTGCCGCGCCCTTGTGGAGAGGGGCCGCAACCCAGGAGTCCTCTTCCTCCACGGGTACAGCTTCAGGTATACGGTCTGGACGGAAACAGGGGCCGTGGAGGCGCCGGCGAGCCTAGGCCTCTCATGGGCAGCCCCCGACATGCCCTACGGTAGGTCGACCTCATGCACCTCAAGAACCCCCAGGATTGATGTAAACCTTGCAGTAGCGGGGGAGGCCGCTCGCAGAGCCGGTATCGAGCAGGCCGTTGTAGTCGGAGCGAGCCTAGGCGCTAGGTACGCCGTGTACCTAGCCCACTCGGCCAGCGTCAAAGGGCTGGTCCTGGTAGGCCCCGCCCTGGGGAGGGATGAGAGAGCCTGGGAGCTGGCGAGGAGCGTCAGGGCGCCGGTGCTCATAGTCTGGGGTGATAGGGATAGGGTCGTTAGGAGGGGTGCCGTCGAGAAACTCTTGAATGTGTTCCCCAATGCTAGGCTGGAGGTCGTCGAGGGCGCGGGGCATGTGGTCCAAAGAGACTCGCCCGAAGCCTTCAGAGAGATACTCAGAAAGTTCCTGGAAGAGTTCACGGCTTGA
- a CDS encoding CBS domain-containing protein, with translation MKVWEAARKPRVVVPPDTPATVVRALLRENEEPIAVLVDSEKTMKLQGYVTWREVIQITSHYSSLRAKDIALDWPVAYRDEDVRDAVKRMEEERVYAVPVVESRDNPVVVGVVSVADIVKALMAAGFEPAAETVAEVMTTEGLEEYITTQHEGVNKVWSDLVYHGKLGKIVVRSREEPIPVGIVSLREFAETGRWFFHRESERGLKSIAKVRSIMLRGAPAATPETPVQYAAKIMVENDFPVLPVVDEETGRLVGVLTIFDVARAYLEGAKPGRVKPARRAALPIEVRPEERVTYASTETVLQQVLVAKPQAEALVGLSAADVARPELPAVTVNDTVEHARRMMLRYRTNYLLVVDEKGEIVGVVSKWSMLRAIGLKDPIWKRRVHDRYFIDYVMDTDIPRVRPDDSIEQVALRMVESKAEVAIVVGDDGRPVGFITKDDLVDAYARLQAGRARVENVMTPGRIGIVHPHHSLHHAVKKMQTFYLDALTVYDGSRIIGVVSANRLPFVAYEDAVTGIRSRRLVWVRKLVRGAAKKGRYVKVTPLLVIDATVPLRDVYVRTSDDTVKSIELMREHNVDGVPVVDEEGRVVGVVTKTDIVRELARTARLRIERGETVKIEKKEKPEAKPKAG, from the coding sequence ATGAAGGTGTGGGAGGCTGCTAGGAAGCCGCGGGTGGTGGTGCCCCCCGACACCCCTGCCACGGTGGTTAGGGCCCTGCTCCGGGAGAACGAGGAGCCTATAGCGGTGCTCGTGGACAGCGAGAAGACTATGAAGCTGCAGGGCTACGTCACCTGGAGGGAGGTTATACAGATAACCAGCCACTACTCCAGCCTCCGCGCCAAGGACATCGCGCTCGACTGGCCTGTCGCCTACCGCGACGAGGACGTGAGGGATGCTGTCAAGAGGATGGAGGAGGAGCGGGTATACGCTGTACCCGTGGTAGAGTCCAGGGACAACCCAGTTGTTGTGGGCGTGGTGAGCGTCGCGGACATAGTGAAGGCGCTGATGGCCGCCGGCTTCGAGCCCGCCGCTGAAACCGTCGCGGAGGTTATGACCACCGAGGGGCTGGAGGAGTACATTACCACCCAGCATGAGGGAGTTAACAAGGTCTGGAGCGACCTGGTCTACCACGGCAAGCTCGGCAAGATTGTTGTTAGGAGCAGGGAGGAGCCCATACCTGTAGGCATAGTATCGCTCAGAGAGTTCGCCGAGACCGGCCGCTGGTTCTTCCACCGCGAGTCCGAGAGGGGGTTGAAGAGCATAGCCAAGGTACGCAGTATAATGCTGCGCGGCGCGCCGGCCGCCACCCCCGAGACCCCGGTCCAGTACGCCGCCAAGATAATGGTGGAGAACGACTTCCCCGTGCTGCCTGTCGTAGACGAGGAGACGGGCAGGCTGGTGGGCGTGCTGACGATATTCGATGTGGCGAGGGCCTACCTGGAGGGCGCGAAGCCCGGCCGCGTGAAGCCGGCTAGGAGGGCTGCGCTGCCGATAGAGGTTAGGCCTGAGGAGCGCGTAACCTACGCCAGTACCGAGACGGTGCTGCAGCAGGTGCTTGTAGCCAAGCCGCAGGCTGAGGCTCTGGTGGGGCTCAGCGCCGCCGACGTGGCTAGGCCAGAGCTGCCGGCGGTGACGGTGAACGATACCGTGGAGCACGCCCGGAGGATGATGCTCCGCTACCGGACCAACTACCTGCTGGTGGTGGATGAGAAGGGCGAGATAGTAGGCGTGGTTAGCAAGTGGAGCATGCTACGTGCCATAGGCCTCAAGGACCCCATCTGGAAGAGGAGGGTGCATGACCGCTACTTCATAGACTACGTCATGGACACCGACATACCAAGGGTCAGGCCGGATGACAGCATCGAGCAGGTAGCGCTCCGCATGGTTGAGTCGAAGGCCGAGGTAGCGATAGTGGTCGGTGATGACGGCCGCCCCGTCGGCTTCATAACCAAGGACGATCTCGTGGACGCCTACGCGCGGCTCCAGGCCGGCCGCGCCAGGGTAGAGAACGTGATGACACCGGGCAGAATAGGGATAGTGCACCCGCACCACAGCCTCCACCACGCGGTCAAGAAGATGCAGACCTTCTACCTTGACGCCCTCACGGTCTACGACGGCTCCAGGATAATAGGAGTGGTCTCCGCCAACCGGCTGCCCTTCGTAGCCTACGAGGACGCCGTCACCGGGATCCGGAGCCGCAGGCTGGTATGGGTCAGGAAGCTCGTCCGCGGCGCCGCCAAGAAGGGCCGCTACGTCAAGGTGACCCCGCTCCTGGTGATAGACGCCACGGTGCCGCTCCGCGACGTATACGTGAGGACGAGCGACGACACGGTCAAGTCTATAGAGCTGATGCGCGAGCACAACGTGGACGGCGTGCCGGTTGTGGACGAGGAGGGCCGCGTAGTCGGCGTGGTGACGAAAACCGACATTGTGAGAGAGCTCGCGAGGACAGCCAGGCTCCGCATAGAGCGCGGCGAGACCGTGAAGATAGAGAAGAAGGAGAAGCCCGAGGCCAAGCCGAAGGCCGGGTAG
- a CDS encoding DUF445 domain-containing protein gives MAGALATLLVSTLVGALVGYVTNVVAVQLLFRPYRPVRIPLLGLRVQGLIPAKKEEFARRLGEIAEEYLKTPRLQRDLQSSMEEAARSAIENALRGMLRSNPILYAALEGYVAKIADAVSESIVSPILQSLASSAAGRVRVGELVAEQVSALDSREMEALFRRIAGRELRFIELAGLALGAVIGLAEGLVLVALQ, from the coding sequence GTGGCCGGGGCCTTGGCTACGCTGCTCGTGTCCACGCTCGTGGGTGCCCTCGTCGGCTACGTTACCAACGTGGTGGCTGTCCAGCTCCTCTTCCGCCCCTACAGGCCCGTCCGCATACCCCTCCTCGGCCTGAGGGTGCAGGGGCTGATCCCCGCTAAGAAGGAGGAGTTCGCCAGGAGGCTCGGGGAGATCGCGGAGGAGTACCTGAAGACCCCGAGGCTGCAGCGGGACCTGCAGTCCAGCATGGAGGAGGCGGCGAGGAGCGCCATAGAGAACGCTCTCAGGGGCATGCTCCGCTCCAACCCTATCCTATACGCGGCGCTCGAGGGCTACGTGGCCAAGATAGCTGACGCTGTCTCGGAGAGCATAGTCTCGCCCATACTCCAGTCCCTAGCCTCCTCCGCGGCCGGCAGGGTCAGGGTTGGGGAGCTCGTCGCCGAGCAGGTATCAGCCCTCGACTCGAGGGAGATGGAGGCCCTCTTCCGCAGGATAGCGGGCAGGGAGCTACGCTTCATAGAGCTCGCCGGCCTAGCCCTCGGCGCGGTGATAGGTCTCGCCGAGGGCCTCGTGCTCGTAGCCCTCCAGTAG